One genomic window of Halorhodospira halophila includes the following:
- a CDS encoding DUF2065 domain-containing protein, which translates to MGDLLTAIALLLVIEGILPAANPGALRRVFLQAAEMDDRSLRTVGLLSMGVGVLLLYWVRG; encoded by the coding sequence ATGGGTGACCTGCTCACCGCGATCGCCCTCCTGCTGGTGATCGAGGGCATCCTCCCTGCAGCGAATCCCGGCGCCCTGCGCCGGGTGTTCCTGCAGGCCGCCGAGATGGATGATCGAAGCCTGCGGACCGTCGGCCTCCTGTCCATGGGGGTGGGCGTTCTGCTGCTCTACTGGGTGCGAGGTTAA
- a CDS encoding ATP phosphoribosyltransferase regulatory subunit, which translates to MDRKARWMLPDGVDELLPPEAAQAEALRRRLLDLFDSWGYELIMPPFIEYLEALLTGTGRDLDVQTFKVTDQLSGRTLGVRPDITPQAARIDAHQLRREGITRLCYIGSTLQARAEGPAGSRNAVQLGAELYGHAGVESDLEVISLMLATLRAAGVEQLHLDVGHVGIFEALLEDLGLGPAAEEALLDALQRKAGDEIAVVLAEAGVETAQAERLSALVGLHGGVEVLERAQTVLGWAGPAVAEALEQLRVVADSLARREPELPLHLDLGELRGYRYHTGLVFAAYTPGYGQELARGGRYDGIGRAFGRPRPATGYSADLKALLNLGGGVAGPAGGGVLAPWGDDPALHARVAELRAAGERVVWQLPGDEQDNHGCDRRLVERNGTWELDTE; encoded by the coding sequence ATGGATCGCAAGGCACGGTGGATGCTGCCGGACGGCGTCGACGAGCTGTTGCCGCCGGAGGCCGCACAGGCCGAGGCGTTGCGCCGTCGGCTGTTGGATCTCTTCGATTCCTGGGGGTATGAGCTGATCATGCCCCCTTTCATTGAGTACCTGGAGGCACTGCTCACCGGCACCGGCCGGGATCTGGACGTGCAGACCTTCAAGGTCACCGATCAACTCTCCGGGCGGACGCTGGGCGTGCGCCCCGACATCACCCCGCAGGCGGCCCGGATCGACGCCCATCAGCTGCGCCGCGAGGGCATCACCCGGCTGTGCTACATCGGCAGCACCCTGCAGGCGCGGGCCGAAGGGCCCGCCGGCAGCCGCAATGCCGTGCAGCTTGGCGCAGAGCTCTACGGCCACGCCGGGGTGGAGAGCGATCTGGAGGTGATCTCGCTGATGCTCGCCACGCTGCGCGCCGCCGGGGTGGAGCAGCTGCATCTGGATGTGGGGCACGTGGGTATCTTCGAGGCCCTGCTTGAGGACCTCGGCCTCGGCCCGGCCGCCGAGGAGGCCCTGCTTGATGCCCTGCAGCGCAAGGCCGGCGACGAGATCGCCGTCGTGCTCGCCGAGGCCGGCGTGGAGACGGCGCAGGCCGAGCGTCTTTCGGCGCTGGTCGGGCTGCACGGCGGCGTGGAGGTCCTAGAGCGGGCGCAGACGGTGCTCGGCTGGGCCGGTCCGGCTGTGGCCGAGGCGCTGGAGCAGCTGCGTGTGGTGGCCGACAGCCTGGCGCGGCGCGAGCCGGAGTTGCCGCTGCACCTGGATCTGGGCGAGCTGCGCGGCTACCGCTACCACACCGGGCTGGTGTTCGCCGCCTACACCCCGGGCTATGGGCAGGAGCTGGCGCGCGGTGGGCGCTACGACGGCATCGGCCGGGCGTTCGGGCGGCCGCGGCCGGCCACCGGCTACAGCGCCGACCTCAAGGCGCTGCTCAACCTCGGCGGCGGCGTTGCGGGGCCGGCTGGGGGTGGCGTGCTCGCCCCCTGGGGCGATGATCCGGCGTTGCATGCACGCGTGGCCGAGTTGCGCGCCGCCGGTGAGCGGGTGGTCTGGCAGCTGCCCGGCGACGAGCAGGACAACCACGGTTGCGATCGACGCCTGGTCGAGCGCAACGGCACCTGGGAACTGGATACGGAGTGA